TTTGGGGACCTCATCTCTTGATTTATGCATCTCAAAGGAAAATTGAAAGAACACGAAAGGTTTAGAAATGTAACATGAAGGACTGGAGGGTGGCCTCTTGCTATTGTGAGATGGGGGTGCAGGGGTGCCTGCCCCTTGCCCTTCTGAGCAACCATCTTCTTGTTCTGTCTGCTTCTCTGAGTTTCATGTTGATAGATTCTTGGTTTGCCTGACCAGTCCACCGTCAGCCTGGCTCTGCTTTGCTTAGGAACTTTGGAACCTGCGCAGTTTCCCAacgtacatatgtgtgtgtatgtgtgtgtgtgtctgtgattgTAATTCTTACAtgcatttgtttggttttttgctttCACTTTTCCTCCCAACCTGGAGCTTTATCTCTGCACTAAGTCTGTGTAGCGCCAGGCGTCTCCCAGCCCCGCTATGTGTATGCTAGACTGGGACTGCCGAACCGGCCTCACCCTGTCATGACAGCTGCTCGCACGTCTGCAGTATTGCACACCAGCCAGCTGGGACCCCTGTCAGGGCCATGGTGTTTGTCGTCACTCAAGGTTTTAGACTGGACCTCAGCCTTGCAGTGCCAAGGCTGCCCCCGGCCAGGAGCATGGCACTGGTGGTGCCCACCAAATAGGCTTCCTGAGTTGGGGACTCAGAATAGCCGAGTGCCTTCTTAGTCAGCAAAACATTTGGTCAGTCTTCCCTCACACTTCCTAGGCTGCATAACCTGAGCAAGGCAGAGCGGAAAATCTGTGGCGGCCCCATTCCATAAACCTGAGCCGCCAAGGAATTCCAGCCCTGAGCACTTTGCTTTCTGaaagtttttgagacagggtctggctctgtcacccaggctggaacctacccagtggcgccatctcagctcactgcaacccccacctcccgggttcaagcaattctgcatcagcctcctgagtagctgggactacaggcgtgcgccaccacacccagctaatcttgtgtttttagtagagacggggtttcaccatgttggccagcctggtcttgaactccagacctcaagtgatccaccggtctcggcatcccaaatgctgggattacaggtgtgagccactgcacctggctgctttCTGAAAATTTAATCCAGTCAGTTGGGCATAGCCGTGACAAGTAATTCCCCTGGTGTTTCCTAGAAAAAGGTGACAAAAGCTCTTTGGTGTCTGTGACAGGAGTTAGATAAAAAGGCATTGCTCCAACAGTGTATTTATcataatatttgttattatttatagtGGTACTATATTTAGCAGTCAGTACAGTGGCATTACCGCCAAAATAAGTGTGAGAAATGGGAGTCCACCCTGGTAAGTAAGGGCTGCACACGGCTGCCCAGAGAGGAAGGAAAGTGGGGCCTCAAAATATGCCTGAGAAATAAGTGAGCCGCTTTCCTGTTCCCGACGCCTTGGAGTGTGATCCTCAGAGACcaaaaggaactgaaaaccaaaaatgatCTCTGTCTATGCAGGATGTTCCAAAAGTGTGGCTGAAAGGGGAAGACGCTAACCTTGGGGCTCTGCGGAGCTTGTGTGCATGAAACACACAACAGCGTATCAGAAGGGAGGGTGTGGGGCCAGCCTCTAACGCTTGCAAGGCTGGTgttccggctgggcgcggtggctcacgcctgtaatcccagcactttgggaggccgaggtgggcggatcacaaggtcaggagatcgagaccacagtgaaaccccgtctctactaaaaatacaaaaaattagccgggcgcggtggtgggcgcctgtagtcccagctactcaggaggctgaggcaggagaatggcgtgaacccgggaggcggagcttgcagtgagccgagatcgcgccactgcactccagcctgggcgacagcgcgagactccctctcaaaaaaaaaaaaaaaaaagaaaggctggtgTTCTAAAGCGCTTGCAAGCTGATTATTTGGAATTCTGTATTTTCATGTGGAAATACAGTTGTAAATGGTGGCTCAGTTCATAAAAAGCCCATTTTCCTCATTACACCTCTGTGTATGGTACTAGTCTGGTGACATGCCACAACCTAACCCGTGTTCCCTGGGGAAATGCAACATTCCAGGCTGGGACCTCTGGGCTCTAGAAGTCTCCCTAGTGGGCCCTCGTTTGGTCTGCTGAACACTGCTTTAGGGACCTCCCCAGCTCTGTGGTGATGGTGCCTTTGTCCAACCAGGGGGAGCTGGGAGCCTGTCTAGTGGGCAGAGACGGATACTGAGATGAGGCCGGTCCCTAGGGCCAGTTGTTCCGCAACCTTGGAGAACAGGCCACCAACTGGCCTGCCTGCTGTGGCTGTGCACACCTCTGCTTCCCGACAGAAGCTCTTTCCTGCTTTGACTGCCACGTGGTTAGCATTGGTGGCTGGTGCATTTggggtgctcagtaaacatttctgGTATAAATGATTAGTCGCCCACATTGGCCTTACCACAAGCCATGATTCATGTATGACATTTCTGTTTTTGATATCAGCATCCATGTAGAAGCCAGTGGGTTAAATATAACCAGGCAGAATTGAAGGATGGAGTTGGAAATGCAGAGCGTCAAgccagcacccaccaccacacaggTTGTCACTGGTGGTTGTTGGGATGTGAACAGAGTTGGGCCTTTGTCTTGGCCTCTCTGGgtattacttacttatttattttttagagagagggtctcactcacccaggctggggtgcagtggtgcaatcatgactctctgcagccttgacctcctgggctcaatcagtcctcccaccgtagcctcctgagtagctgggactatggataCTCACGCTACCagccccagctaatttctgtagagacaggatctcactgcattgcccaggctgctctcaaactcctggactccagcagtCCTCTCACtctggcctcccgaagtgctgggatcacaggtgtgagcccccgcactTCTGAGCTTTCTGACCATATCCTCACCAATCCTTGCGAGCAAGGCACTCAAGCTTCTTGTCCCCCAGTCTCAGGGCTATGGCTCTTGGATTTTGAGTACCAGAAGGACTAGAGTAGGCCCTGCCTGCGTGTCAGATGACCATGGAGGCTCAGTGTGTGGGCTCATCTGCTGGCTTGTTTTTCCAGCTGCCCAGGTGTCTTGATGCAGTGTGCAAAGGTGAAGAGTCTTGGTTGGAGAGAACGTGGGAATATAGAAGGACAAGTACAGAGAAGGGGACCTGCCCTACGGCTGGCCACTCTTTCCCCCACCCTGTCGGCCGTTCTACCCCACACTGGGTCCTGGGTCCATGAGAGGCAGGGCTTGGAGTGAGGTGCTCAGGTGCACTCAGGGACAGGTGGTAGTATAGGGGGCACCCTGACTGAGGAATGCCAGGCCTGGATTCAGGTCCTGCCTTCACTATCTCCCCAGGCACAGACAAAACAGCCTCTACTTACCCTCTCAGGGCCTCTTCAGAAGACGAGGCAGGAAGGGACATCGGGCCTCCCTCTCGGGTGTGACATTCTGATCAGAGTCTGTGGGACTGCTCTTCCTTGAGCTGCCTGAGACGCCAGCATTTGTTAGATTTGCCTGGAGCCCGTGCTGGCCTTAAAGAGGGCAAGCTCTGAATTCAGAGTGGGCAAGAAGATTTGGCTTCTTTTCCAGGCTCTGCCACACTTAACTCCTTTGAGCCTCAGAACCCTCATTTGAATTCGCCCCTCCCGGCAGCCACACCTGGCCGGTGTGAGGATGAGGATCATGTGGGTGGTGCGTGCAAGGGCCCCTTGAAACCAGAGAGCGCCGTCCGTGCTCATCTCACGCACCGCTCTGGACAGGCCTCCCTCCCTGGTGGTATATTGTTGCTTTTTGAAATCTGGTGACAGGCACTGCCTGCCCGCCACGGGTCAAGCGAGTGGCACTAAACAGCCAACCCCAGGTCACACGTCCAAAGGAAGTGCTGCTTCAGAGGGAAGGATGGAGCAGATGTGCCCACGAGTGTTGGGTACTCAGCAGAGTGCTACAGGGAGGAGGGGTCCTCTGACCAGGACCCGCTCACTGCGCGGGAGCTCGGGAGGGGTGGCCAGCGTCCAGGGCACGCAAGAGTGCTTTGAGAAGTGGTAAATTGTAGCACCTGTTAGCAACAGATGGAAACCCGTTACCCTGACgttaagaaaaaccaaaaaacttccaTTTGCCATAAGCTTGACAGCATCTTTGTTCTTAGAATCAGTGAACCAAATCTTCTGTTTCTTACATCCCCCTAAAAGGCAAAGCATTTCCTATAACCCCCCACCCCGGCCCCATGCACGCTCAGGTCGGGTTCCAGCCGGGTGGAACTCCCCTTGTTTGATTGGTTTTTCCCTTCCacttcttcttttgaaaattgtattGATAGGGCGTTTTTTCTGGTTATAAAAGTAGCCTCGTTCGTTGTGGAAGTGGTGGAGCGTACAGGGAAGTCCGAAGGTAATCAGTGCAGCGTGGACTCACCGCCACTGACACGCGCTTCCGCCTCTGGCTAGGAGAAAGcctttttggtttctttaaatGCTTGCTTTACCTGATGCTCCCTTCCCCTAATTTCATTTCGTAATTTCTGTTCCCAGTACTCTGTTAGATTGTCCTCTGTATTGGGAAGGGCGTATGCGGATGTGGCCTACAGAAAAACAGCTGAAAGCTGTATTTTGTGCTGTCCAGAAAGCAGAAACACATGTTGTCATGTACACCCGTGCAGGCGCCGGCCCCTCCCTTTTGGATGTGTTGTGGACGTGTATCACATAGGCGCTGTTCCACTCCACAGCGTGGCCTATTCACCTGTGACACCAGTCGCAGGAGGTGGCAGGGAGTGTGCACGGACGTATTTGATGGGATTCATCCAGGTGTTCCAAGCCTCAACGCAGACTACACTTTGCAGCCGAGGTTGACTGTAGGTCGGCTGTAAGGCAGAGAATATTGTTGCGGAAAGAAACCCTCCCTCGCACCCATGCGTTGGGCTGGCTGTGCCGTGTGTATTGAGCGCACTGGGTACAGTCAGCATTTCACACGCATGCACGCTGTCCCTGGCTTTGCTTTCGAAGTTGTACCCAATAGCAGATTCAGTGTGCCCACAGCACTGTGCACCACCCTGGAAGGGTTCAAAGGCAGAAAACACCTGTATTCATGCAGCGGCACCGCAGAGGGGCCTCCCAGCCAGCCGTTTGTCCTGTTGGCCTTCTGTTGAGTCAAGGCCATTTCTTCAACCCTGTTCTCTGTAAACCACACACTGCCCTCCCCGTGGGCCGAGGCCCCGTGTCTTCCTGGGCTCTGTTGTCCCTGTGTGTGCTCTGTGGTTCTGTGATGGTCCCTTGCCAAACTCCTCTCCCTCGTCCTTGAGTAGGCATGAGACCCCAGATCTAGAGATGTGTGTGCACACTGGCTCTCGGTGCCCCGCCAGCACTCCTCCCAGCATCGTTCCTGTAAGTTTCGGCATGTCCTGTCAGCCCACCCCTTTGGTCTCACAGTCCAGAGTGTGGCAGCCCCCAGCTGCAGCAGGAGGTCCCCGCACAGCCATAGAAGGaccagaaggaagaagggggTGGCTGGCTCTCCCCGTGCCTGGGGGAGAGAGGGGACAGTGACACGGACGGGTGGAAGTCACCTCTGTATGTGTACGTTTCCCCAAAATTGTTCTGGCTCAGAATTTGAAGCAGCGCAGGTGTGAGCGTCCTGGAGGCCCATCGCAGGATGGGGTGCTGCCCCCACAGACTCAGAGGCCCCCCTTGCCCTGCACTTGTCAAGGCCAGCTTTGCCTCAAGCACATACCTGTGGTGACATCTTAGAGGATTCCACGTGGGTCTGGGAGGTGACCCCAGGTTGTCACTTGCAAGCCTGGAAGCCGTGTTGGCCACTTACTGAATGCAGCCTGTCTGAGAGCCAGGCAGACCTATCCAGGGGCTTCGAGGAGGGGGCCCAAGGCCGCAGAGGCCACTGTATGACAACCCAGATGCCACTGCCCTCCTGATAAGGAGTAGAGGCGGGAGGGCCCTGTGGCCCAACTGCAGCCATCATGTAGGGAACACGTCATCCCTCTTGGAGGAACTCACACCGCTGCTCTGAGCCCACGCCCCGTCTGTGATGCTGCCCGGAGCTGGGTCTGCTCTCGTTCAGTTCCATGCTGAAAAAAGGACTTAATTCATTTGTAGACTTTGTTTCCCTTGTTTCTGCTTCtccatttcttgtatttttttcttttcctcctgttgttcctttctcactttttatgctttttgtcCTCTGCTTGTTTTTATTCCACCTTCTCCCTGTCCCTCTCCACTTCCAAATTCCtgctcctcttctcctcttccttcttgtctttctccgtctcctcctcctcttccttgttTGGTCCTTTTGAAGTTGAGCCCAGTGGCGGGACTCCACGACGTAGACCTCTCTCCTTCTGCCCTTGCTGTGTCCAGGAAGGTAACGTAACCTCGCCAACCCCATCCCCGCTACCTCGGAGGGGGTGTAGCCACAGTAGTCAAACACAGAGCCAGAACCCACctacctctctctttctctctctctctctctctctctgaccctcAATGGTCCTGTTACAAAGTGTCATGAGTCTGTGGCAGTTTCTAAAGGTACAGTATCCCTTTGACTGTCTATGGGGAGGACCAGGGTGCAGAGTGAAGCCAGAGAGCCTCCAGGTCTGGGCCCTTCAGGGCTGCAGCATTGGCTGGCCTTTCATGGCTGGGGCCTTTAAGTCTCAGATCCAGATAGAGGGGCAGGGAAGCAGGTGAGGAGCCTCCCGCCTGTGTGCAGCGATTTGGATGGGAGCGTCAAGGAATACTGTCCTTACAAAGACTGGTCTACACAAGCGCCCTCGGGCCCCTTTCCAAACCACCACTGAAAGCAAACCTCTCTACCTCGTGTCTTGCCGAGTGTGTGTTTTTTAAGTTTGTCTGATTTGAAGTCTGTTGTGGTGATAAGATTGTCGTTGAAAGGCATGTGGGGGGTGTGGCCATGACTAACCCTGCTAACTCTTACCTGCCATCCACAGCGCTCACCCGACTCTCGCCCACACACCACAGCCCCTGCCTGGCGGCCGTGGGCGAGCTCGCCGTAGCTAGTGAGCGCTGTCCGCACGTCTCCAGTGGCATTTTCTGTGTCTTCACGGGGAGGTGGGCAGCGGGAGAGTCTCCCTGGTGCCGCCGCGGCCGGGCGCACTGGACAGCTTGCATGCCGGGGCCCCTCCTCCACGGCTGTGTGGGCACATTGTGCAGAGACGCTCCGAAAGCAGTGCATGGAACTGAGTGGGGACTGGCTTAAAAGCCAAGACCCAAGCCTATTGGATTGGGTGAGGAGAGCGCTGGTCCCCTGACCCTCAGGCAGGCACTCCACAGTCGCGGGCTGGACAGGCCGGGGGGTTTCGTCCTTCAGATGAGGCTCAGGGGCAGGAAACCCCTTGGGAGCAGAACCGCATGGGCACTAGGGCACGGTACAGACACTAACCCCTGCTTGTTGAACATAGTGCATTTCTGCCTCCTCGGTGTGGCCACTGGGTAGAGACTAACTGTCTAGCAGACACCACTGCAGATAAGAGATGTGTCTGTGTACCATGTGCCAGAAAGGCAGCTAGCAGTGAGGGAGGGCTCGGGCTGTGGCTGGCCCTTCAGAGGCTGTGttcctcacactcctgggcttgTCTTAACTGGCCTAGAACACACTCTGCCAAGCGACGCAGAGAGTGCAGGGGCCTCTGAAAGATGTCCCCGTCTAGTGCCCCTTAACCTGAAGCCCACGGATGGGCCGCAGGAAGCCCAGGAGCAGCCTGGAACTCTGCATCAAATGGTTTGCTCTGCACACATAAGCATTTTTCTAGGAAGAGAGTCCCTAGCTTTTATGAGATTCTCAAAGTGGTTTGTAATCCAAAAATATTGAAGAGCCACTGACACAGCATGTATTTTAGGCGGGACCACACTTTTACCATGAACTTCCGTGCTCCAAGGAAAAGGACCTTGTTCCCTCCTTGGGTGGCCTGGTCCTTTGGAGACTTCTTCCTTCTGTCCTCCTGCCACAGTGAAGCCAGCGGTCAGGCCGCCCCGGGGGAGGTTTGGTATGGGCACCTGTTGGTTCAGGCAGCCTGAGCTAGCAGGCAGCCACCAGCCACAGGCATTCTATTGGATGGACCAGGGCAGGGCGTGGCCACCTCCTTCCATCCCCAGGGGCTGCTAGTGTTTCTCTGCTCTTGGTGAGAAACCCGGTGGCCATCCTGAGATCCCTACCTCGACCACAAGGGATCCCGCGGGAGGCATCCGGAAGCTTGATAGGCCACAAGTTAAGGGGTAGTTTCTTCTCTGCCTGGTCAGGAGGTAAACAAATGACAAGGCATCTATTCTGGTAGCCCCTGGAGAGGGGAGTGGCCCAAGAAAGAGCTGAGTTAATGAGCATGACCTGAGGGCCGGGTGCAGTTTACAAATTCACTTTGCATTGTTTCCCAGAGTGGTTTCCTCCAAGGAGACCTAGCACATGGCAAGTGCTAAATAAACATTGAgtgggaagaaagagggaaagcgACATAAGTCATCCTAGGAGAGCACAGGGAGCAGGAGAGGCAGAAACCAGCCCCGGGGAGGGCAAGGTCCCCACTGGCGAGGTCGCTGACGGGAGAGCAGGGATGGCAGGACACGGGGAAGCGCAGGCCCCGGGGAGGGGTCGCCGGGGCGCCAGGGCTGCAGGCAAACCTTGGGCCTGGCTTGGGAGTGGAAGTTCCGGCAGCATCTTGCTCGGCCCTCTTTGCACATTTGCCCCGTGTGATTCCTGCGGGCCAGGGTGGGCACGGCACTCCCTGCACCCGACACGAATGTTCCCTCGGCAGGCATGGGCAAGAAGGACGACCCCAAGCTGATGCAGGAGTGGTTCAAGCTAGTGCAGGAGAAGAACGCCATGGTGCGCTACGAGTCGGAGCTGATGATCTTGTGAGTGGCCTTGGGTAGGGGGTGTCAGTGCCATGCTTGTCACAGCAGGCATGGAGGTCCTTCCGGatttgggggtgaggggtggTCCCCAGTCACTGTGGCTTATCTCCCTCCTCAGTGCCCGGGAGCTGGAGCTGGAAGACCGGCAGAGCCGACTGCAGCAGGAGCTCCGGGAACGCATGGCAGTGGAAGGTGAGTGGGGTGAGGCACCCATGGAGCCCAGGGTGGGTGCCACCTCCAGGCCCCTCACCTCATGCCTTCTTCTCCTTCAAGATCACCTTAAGACTGAGGAGGAGCTGTCTGAAGAGAAGCAGATTCTCAATGAGATGCTGGAGGTGGTGGAGCAGAGAGACTCACTGGTGGCGCTGCTGGAGGAGCAGCGGCTCcgggagagagaggaggacaaGGACCTGGAGGCTGCCATGCTGTCCAAGGGCTTCAGCCTTAACTGGTCCTGAGCTCACACCCAACGCTCCATTTTCTGTTGGCATCCGCCTGGCCGGGTAGTGGCCTCCAAACCACCTGGAGCCGCGATCTGAGGAGGCCTGGCACCTCCTTGGAGTTTACGCTCAGATGCCCGTGTGCTGCTTGGAAAGTGGTCGAGTCCCGCGTGCAGTGGGGAGCCCCAGGGGACAGTGGTTATCTGAGATGGCGCCACCTCCTGGGAGGAGGCCCACCTGGACCTGCCGCTCAGAGGAGGAGCACGGTGCGTATGGCATGACGCAGGGGACCACCCCGCACGCCCCCTGAGGATGTGCCGGCTGTGCCCCTTTCTTCCACTGGCACATTTGGTAAGAGAGGGAAGCTGCTCCCGTCAGAACCACAGTGCGCCACCACAGCCTGCGAGGGGCACTGTCTTCTTCATGCTCCCTGGAGCACCACCAAAGAGACGTACACAGTACCCCACGAAAGCAGGGTGCGATTGAGTCCCAGGATGGGGAGGTGTCCAGTCATGCCCACCCCAGCATCACAGAAGACATGGAGGTGTGGGCAGGCTCCGGAATTGATTATGCAAATTAGGAGGACACAGGCGGGATCCGCTCTCCCGCCGAACACCACACACTGGACCCTAAGTGGCCAAATGCCGGGGCCTCTCGCTGGCTGCGGCCTGAGGCCTGTGGGTTGCTGCATTTTGCTTGTAGTTCACCACCATTTTGACACTGGAAAATGCTGACTTTGGGGGACAGGATGAGGCCCTACATTCTGCGCCCCCAGTTGGCAGACAGGCATTGTCCCTGTTCCACATTGATGTCGGGGCAGGAGGTGGCCTCTTCCTCGGTGTTTTTCCTGTGTTTGCACATTGAAATGAAGCTGACAACCTGGCAGGACGCTCAGCCGCTTCAAACCCTTTTTGtcaattaacttatttttttaatacttgaaaAGAAGTAACTTGGTTTGTATATCTTTACTAGAGACACTGATCACTTGATGCCCGGGTGCGGGAGCCACAGCGGCGTCTGCTGCGTCCCACGCAGCCTGGTCCGGGGCTGCCCAGCACTCACCACGTGCATCTATTTATTAGCCTTTCTCTTCGTATCACTGGCCTGGCTGGCATCAGGGAGCTGCCCAGGACCCCCGTTGGGTCCTGCTCACAGCTTTCTGTCCCCTACTGCACCTGGTGCCTGCCTCACCCTGGTCTGGACCGCTCACATGATGAGGGGGCATCTCCGTTCTGTTTTGGACCAAGCTAACAGCAGAGCTGCCACTCTCACCCTCCCGATGAGAATTCTGGCTCTGCAGAACTCACCCTTTTCTCAGTTTGGGTGCCAGGGCATCACCTTCCTCCACACATGTGTTAAAGAAGGTTTCAGGATGGGCCCTCGTCCACACTGGCCAAGAGGATGCAGGGTGGGACCCTGGAATCGTGGCTGGTGAAGTCCCTCCTCCCAGCCTAAGATTCACCCAGACGGAAACGCGAGAGCTGTAGTGGATGCTGGGATGCAGGCTGGCCTCTCTTGAGCAGATAAGAGActcccgccctccctccctcccaaggGCGACGAGCACCTGCCTTGTGCCGGATCTTCATGGGGCCATAAAGGGTGGCAAGCCCCGAATCACTAGCTCCTATAGCCAAACCGTTCCTTTCTCACGGTTCTGCACCAGCCTGGCTGTGTACAGCTCATCAAGCCACTGAGCTAATCGGGGGTGGGGTCCTTGTCCATCAAAGCAGTTAGCGCATAGTCCAGCCAGGAGCCCCCCGGGCTAGACCCACCTGCCCCTAGGGGTGCTCCAGCCGCCTGCCGCCTCCCTGGGCTGGGGCCAGCTGGGAGCAGAGGCCTGGCGCCTCCAAGGCATCCCGTAGCGGAGCAGCCCGAGGGGCCATGCTGACCTTGGGCTTTCCATGGGAACCACACTGTGCCTCAACTTGAACATTCATCCCAACTGCAAAGGAGCAAAGAACCTGTGTCATCCCTGTCCGGAAGCTGCCATCTCTCTCCCGTGCACATCCAGGAAGTACGCTGCTAGTGGCCGCCACAGCTCTGATTCTCCTCCACCTGCTCTCACGTGAGGCAAAGGTCTCCTTTTCTCTTTACTTAAAAAAGGGGAGAGGAGGGTTCCTAGATTCCATCTTCAAACCCCAGTCTTCCCATAAAATTGGATGTGGGAAAAGACCTTCACTGCGGTGTGGCCTGTCCCAGACCTCTCCTATCGAAGGCCACAAAACCAGTCCAGGCCCGGCAGAGCCGCCTTTGGCCCTTGTAGCTCCTGCTGGCCCCACAACGGGGAAGCAGTTTGCAAAGTGGCTCGGAAGGAGTGTGGCCTAGGAATCTGCTACAAGTGGCTGGGTGTAGCAGGAGAGCCCAGCGTCACCTCCTGGTCCTGGTCAGCCTTAACACTGTGGCATCCTCCGCAGCACACACAGCGGCCTGCAGTCTGGAAAGCGGGCCCGAGCCTTTGCAGAGAGGCGCCATGGAGCCGCAGGCCCGCacagcagccccagcctcccactcCTGACTGTGAGGACATCGGTTCTAGGAGAGCATTTTGTTTAAAGCTCCCATTTTGTAACCACTCGTTTGCAGTTGACTTGAGTACTCTGGTGACTTGCTGCGTGAAGCGATCTCCAGGCAGGTTTTCTTTCCAAGAGTTAAGTCTTCCCTTGAAGGCAGGGAAGCAGGATGGATACACATGTATCATACACATAAAGTACCAGGCGCAGGAGCAGCCCGAACTCGAACTCGAGGCTGACTAAACTGGAGGCTGCACCGTGGAGGTCTGCATGCAGCCTccctggagggcagggagggggcgCTCCCGCCCCTGGGCTTGAGGGTGCCGCTCCCCATGGGCTTCCAGGCCTGCCCAGGTGATGCCTTCAGGCCTTTGCCCCTGGCGGCCATCCTCAGGCCGATTTTGACCAGCAATGATAGACTCTTCTTAAccctttcaaaaaatttttttcagtggGACAGGAAGGAgagttaaaaaacattttttttaaaggtggtaACATCTGACCCATGAAGGGTATGGGTCTGTTTTACGCTAAATAAACGTTTTTCAAAGAAATAGTGTGTTTCTTACGTCATTGTACTGTATTTTTCAGGTGGATGGTGTAGGTGCAAAGTATTATACATCTAGCTTTTGCCTGGGTGTGTGCAAGACTGTTTAAagaatgcatcttttttttttttaaagtttgtgctTTTTTTAGTCCTCCATAATATCCTGGCTCAGCCACCAACTGCTGTCACTTGAGTAAATGTCTTAGGCAGCCAAGTTGGAGAAGCAGCCACTCTTCACACAAAGCCCCAGTAGCCTCTGGAAGAGACGTGGGCTCTTCACATTGGAGATACTCCAAGTCAGGGCGATGCTGTGGTCCTGGCAGCCCTCCTTCCAGCCCTGCCTGGCTCTGTCCTGCAGCACAGCTGACCCGGGAGCCCATGGCATGCGTGGGGTCTGCAGCACCCACGCCGAAACCTTTCAGATGTTTCAACAATCCCGAGGTCACTCAGTAGGGTCCCTCCTCTTTAGCCTGAAAATTGTCCCCAGGAGATGACAGGGAGCAGGAGGCCAGCTCCTCTTTGTTCTGAGAAGCCTCCGAGGCACCTCCAGCTCTCTCTCTAACTGCTCCCTTGGTGTGTTGCATTGTTGGGAGCATGGCTAGCCCCTGACAATCCAGAGGCACCGTGCGGGGAGGGAAAGACCGCAGCGGCTGTGTGCACACCAGCCGCATCGCCCGCAGGCCGGCTGGAAGTCACGCGTGGAAGCTGGCTCCCAGTCCTTCCAGCTGCGTTCCCACCGAATCCAGAACAAAGGCCTGGCCGGGACACATGTGGGCATGTCGGGTAGGACAGAGAACAGAAATGAATGAGCAGCTCAAAGTGCATATCCTGTGGCCCTAGAGGACATCCTGTGCGAAGAGAGCTGGGTCACTTGCCTGCTGGGAAAGGAAATGGGGCTTGGTAGTCACCTGAC
This is a stretch of genomic DNA from Papio anubis isolate 15944 chromosome 16, Panubis1.0, whole genome shotgun sequence. It encodes these proteins:
- the LOC103888213 gene encoding uncharacterized protein LOC103888213; this translates as MWEKTFTAVWPVPDLSYRRPQNQSRPGRAAFGPCSSCWPHNGEAVCKVARKECGLGICYKWLGVAGEPSVTSWSWSALTLWHPPQHTQRPAVWKAGPSLCREAPWSRRPAQQPQPPTPDCEDIGSRRAFCLKLPFCNHSFAVDLSTLVTCCVKRSPGRFSFQELSLPLKAGKQDGYTCIIHIKYQAQEQPELELEAD